A window of Heteronotia binoei isolate CCM8104 ecotype False Entrance Well chromosome 17, APGP_CSIRO_Hbin_v1, whole genome shotgun sequence genomic DNA:
tcccctCGTTCAAAACCCATCCCCCcgcttcagcgtcatcagaaagcggggggggatgtctgctggggtctccattattccctacggaaactgattcccataggagataatggagaattgatccgcggttatctggggctctggggtgtgtgtgtgtgttttgagctagaagcaccacattttcagtatagcatccagtgcctctcctcaaaataccatcaacatttcaaaaggatttgaccagggggtccaattctatgagcccccaaagaaggtacccctatccttcattctttccaatggaggaaaggcatttaaaaggtgtgtagtccctataaatttgatggccagaactccctttgaagttcaattatgcttgtcacaaccttgctcctggctccacccccaaagtctccaagctccacccccaaagtcccccgatatttcttgaattggacttgacaaccctacatagCTTTCCAAGCGGGACAGCTGCTCTGTTCTGCCAGCAGAGGAGCACTGCCTCCTCTCCCCCTTACTCTCCGCTCTCATCTGTCCCCATAGTTGTGGGCTGGCTGACTGAGGCCATGGATTTCAGGGGACGCCAGTGACTTGATTACATAAGAGCATTTCCTTGCTAAATCtgaacagctctctctctctctctctggttacATAAAAGGaaggcagggtgggtgggtggaggagtCCCTGAAGTAATCACTCCCCATACTCACCCTTTCACTGCCCCCCCCACGCATTCCTCCCATTCTCTTCAGCTGTAGAATCTCATGGATGAGTGAGAGTCAAAGAAAATCTTGTTCAAACCCCTCTACCCTGAAGCAGAACCCTACATGTATTTAATTACATTTTATACACACTTTATTCTGCGAGTGGGGTGCTACgagcaaagtttatttatttatttatttatttatattgggatttataccccgcccttcgcaccgaagtttGTTTGCATTCTTCATGAGTACAGAACAGCCTCACAATGTGGGGTGGCCTCCAGAATCAAAGATCAgctgcttttatatatatattcacagagagagacacagagagtcagactcaactgtgcgactgaacaacaacacacacagagagagattctTATTAAgagctcaagaaaagccctgctggttcagaccaagagtctagcacaggggtggccaaacttgcgtaacgtaagagccacacagaataaatgtcagatgtttgagagctgcaaaacatgaatgtcagatgtctgagggaaggaaggaatatagatgtggagggagggagagagacaggtggaaagaaagcaactttaattttaaatgcattccccaagccactggctggcttggcttggagaagtgattttaagagagacggggcagtgggggctttgagagccgcacgatatgtgtgaaattgccacaagtggctcctgagccacagtttggtcacccctggtctagctcatccaacctcctgtttcacacagtttccaaccagttcatctggacaccaacaacagggcatagaggctgaggccttcataagaacataagtagagCCCTGCTGATCAGGCTAatagtccatctaggccagcctcctgtcttacacagtagcCAATCTGTTCCTCCAGATGGCCAGCCATGGGGTATAAAGGCTAAGGCctttctctgatgttgcctcctggctctgggattcagaggctttgtgtctctgagtgtggaggttcccctcagtcaccatggctagtagccatcggTAGACTTATCCTTTATGactctgaagagccagtttggtgtagtggttaagcgcctggactcttatctgggagaaccgggtttgattcccccctcctccacttgcagctgctggaatggccttggtcagccatagcttttgcaggagttgtccttgaaagggcagctgctgtgagagtcctctcagccccacccacctcaaggggtttctattgtggggggggggggaagtaaaggagattgtgaccgctctgagattcagagtatagggcgagatataaatccaatatcttcttatcttcttctccgTAGAAGCCCCTTTTACAGCTGTTAATTCCTATAGCCATCAATACATCCTccagcagtgaatttcacattttaatcactctcagtGTAAAgttgtatttccttttgtccattccgacctactacccatcagcttcactggatgccctcaagttctagtattttgggacaaGGACAAAAATTTCTCTTCCTCTACTCTCTCCGCCCCATACATAATGTTATAAACCCCTGTCACattcccccttagtcatctcttttctaaactgacaaGTTCCAGACTCTATAGCCTGTCTTAGAAGGGAAAATACTCCAAGCTCCTCACCCTcttggttgcccttctctgcgcttttcccagctctgccgTGTCCTTTTTGAGATTCGGGGACCagaaactgtacacagtattgtCACTCATGCTTATGAAGCTATGCTTAAAAGCTGGTCGGTGAACTTGAGGCAAATAAGATTTTTGTTGCTGAATAAAATGGGCCCGCCAGAATTGCACTCCTACGcatctgactcacaaaagcttaggTCTCCTGGGTTTATTTTGTTGCTGAATAGGACTTTCCATGGTTGGGACAACACTGAATTGATATCCggccctccattccgaatttcagagtctcaaagtggctcacaatctcctttaccttcctcccccacaacagacaccttgtgaggtggggctgagagagctcttacagaagctgccctttcaaggacaactcctatgagagctatggctgacccaaggccattccagcaggtgtatgtggaggagtggggaatcaaacccggttctcccagataagagtccgcacacttcaccactacaccaaactaatagaaaaaaagtgcacaattgtatcatcccgaaaacATCCCCCCaacccggtccatggaaaaattgtcttccacaaaacaggttcctggtgccaaaaaggttgaggaccactgtATTAAACCATGCAAAAATAAAAGACATCATGCAAAATGTGCATATTTGGATTGCTCTCTCAGGCTGTAAAATCCAATGGTCCtcggcacagaatgttggatctTTTTAATAAATCTTTTCTGTAAATCATGTAGCATACATGGCCCTGGTTGAAAGTGGAGATAGTTTTGTCTTCTCCAATTTGTATCCATGCCTCAGTTTCTCCCCTGGTTTTGATGGAAGGCCTAGCTATCCCTTTGTCagaaataggggagggacggtggctcagtggtagagcatctgcttggtaagcagaaggccccaggttcaatctccaactaaaaagggtccatccaagtaggcgtgaaaaacctcagcttgagactctggagagctgctgccagtctgagtagacaatactgactttgatggactgagggtctgattcagttgaaggcagcttcgtatgttcatttGGACCTCGTTCTAGGGAACCTAGAAAGAACCACAGCAGTAGCGCCTAGGAAGATGCTGACTGTTCCCTGCTCGTGAGCTTTGCCATGGTGGGGGTGGTGAAAATGCCTCTTTGCGACCCTGGCCCAGTTTTCCCAAGCAGAGGTCGAGAGCAGCGTTTTGAAGGGAGGGTGCTAGCTGCTCTCCGTGGTGCTGAAAGGAACTTCCTCACAAGGGGTGCTACGGTAGGCACTGGTAACGGACTGCTGAATAATAATGGAACATCTTTAAGAAGGACGGAGAAGTTGGATTGATGGCAGGCATGGATGAGTTTGGAGTCTGTCCATAGGAAGGAAGGGCAAGGAACCTTCTCCGTGCCAAAATGATAAACAGGAGTCTGTTGGCACCTTAAAAGCCAACAGCATTTTATTACAGCAGAACCGTTCTACAGCCCATTTTGCCAGAGACCATATCACTGGAAAGGACTCATCCACGAAGGCATACATTGGAATAAAACGTTCCTattctttaaagtgccactaAAATCCTGTGTGGTTTTGCCTCAAGAGGCGAACGTTGGGATCGTGTGTGGAAAGTCCCGAGTCGCAGTTGACTTATGGAAGCCCATCGAGAGGTTTCCGAGGCAAGTGACgtacagaggtggttttgccattgccttcctcccctattggcactgtcacctgtgctataaaatggattaCCGTCTGCTATCtttatgagatatcatgatgtgaaaCACCCCAGGCTAGGCAATATGTGACGATacagtaaacttctctgagtgctgttgagtttttattgtattttattgttttatcgtatgttgtactctgcgcactctgtggcattgtagccTACTGAGGTTCCTGTCTTCCTCATGCCCCCCACCTCAGATCTCCAGaattttcccagcctggatctgacaACTGCTGGTAGCCAGGGTGTACCCAGCAGCTCTAGTTACCACCCAGATGGCCAGTTTGCTATGGGCAGCACCAGGTCTAGGGCAAATAGAACCCTAGGCAGGTGCCTCCCCGGGGCACTCCGCTTGCCCTGCTGCCACTCTGCTCACTCCCTCCCACCAGCTCGCTGTGACTAAAACAGAGCCCTACCGGCTTCTCCCAGTCCACGCCTGCAAGTTTTGTTAAAAGACAGATGGAGGAGGTatctcctccttcctttccagAACGGGAAGTGAGAAGGGAGCGAAGCTTCCTCCATTTGTCTTTTAACAAAACGCGCAGGTGCAGGCTAGGAGAAGCCAATAGGGCTCTGTTTTAGTCGCGGCAAGCTTCTGGGGAGGGGCGAGCAAGCAGAGCATGGTGGGGGCAGTGGTTTGGAGGGAGCTGGTGGCCGtggcgggagggggagggaagcaaactaggtggttgtcttgggcgctggagggggggagcccaattcggtgcccccgcCTCTCAGCGccctagacaaccacctagtttgcctagtgggccagCCGGCCCTGGCTATAGGATATGGCAAACACTCCTACACATCTGGAGCCCTCTGATGCAGAACAGCTCTTCATGAGTCAGTTGTTCTTCTGCTTCCTCTCAGATACGATTTAATCCTGTAAGTTAATTGTCTGCTTCCTGTGACAATCAGTAAAGCCCGTCTTGGCATCAGTGACAACCGTTTGGCATTAGACGGGAAGGGTAGGGAATTGAGAAGTGTGTGAACTGAACAttacccctcccccctcacaggcctctcctttccctccaATGCAGGCCAAGGTGATTGTTCCCAACAGCACGGCCGGGCTGATCATCGGCAAAGGCGGGGCCACGGTCAAAGCCATCATGGAACAGTCGGGAGCCTGGGTGCAGCTGAGCCAGAAGCCGGAGGGCATCAACCTTCAGGAACGGGTGGTGACCATCAGCGGGGAGCCCGAACAGATCCACAAGGCAGTTGATATCATTGTCCAGAAGATCCAGGAGGATCCGCAGAGCAGCAGCTGTCTCAACATCAGCTACGCCAACATCACAGGCCCTGTGGCCAATTCTAACCCAACTGGATCCCCTTATGCTAACTCCACGGACGTCCTGCCTGCGGCTGCAGCCGCTGCCACAGCATCAGGTTTGCTGGGTCACACCAGTCTTGCCGGAGTTGGAGCTTTCCCAGCTGCTCTGCCGGGTTTCTCCGGGAGCGACCTTTTGGCCATTAGCACGGCTCTCAACACCTTGGCGAGCTACGGATACAACACCAGTTCACTGGGGCTCGGCCTCAACTCAGCAGCTGCGTCCGGGGTGCTGGCAGCTGTAGCTGCCGGTGCCAACCCAGCAGCTGCCGCTGCCGCCAATCTCTTAGCTTCCTATGCCAACGAAGCTTCTACCAGCACCTCCACACCAGCCGGTGCGGTCGGAGCCTTCACGTTGGGCTCTTTAGCTGCTGCCACAGGGGCAGCCAACGGCTACCTGGGGACAGcctccccactggtggccagctCCTTCTTGGCCACTGAGAAGCTCGTGGAAAGCGCCAAAGATATGGTGGAGATCGCCGTGCCGGAGAACCTAGTAGGCGCCATtttggggaaaggaggcaagACGTTGGTGGAGTACCAAGAGCTGACGGGCGCTCGTATCCAGATTTCCAAAAAGGGGGAGTTTATTCCAGGCACTAGGAACCGTAAAGTCACCATCACAGGCACGCCGGCCGCCACACAAGCGGCCCAATATCTCATCAGCCAGCGAGTAACATACGAGCAAGGAGTTCGAGCAACCAACCCACAGAAAGTGGGATAAGAGAAGTCTGGAGAGAAGTCTGGGGGGAAGGAGTAGAATTCAAATTAAGTCTTTAAATCGTTCAAATTGTAACCAACCTgacaccagccccccccccaaatgtccatcttgtacacacacacacacacacacacacacacacaaacacactttctCTCACTCCTCTGGTCGGGAAACAGCTCAACATTTCCTCTGCTGGACCGTTATTTCGCCATTGGTGCGAtcctgtatatgtatatatatggcaacgttttcttttctttttgagttGATGAAttttaatagaaaaaaaatcattttttaagaaaacaatatcctctctctttccctctttatTTCTAATGTTCTGAATCAATAGTGGGGGAGGGTCTGCCTCTTAACCCCCCTGCACCGTCACATGTAGATCAGGTTCAGAAGTTCCCGACaggcgtgtgtgtatgtgtgtggtccCCTCTTGATGCCCGCTGAAACCTTTATAGGATACAGGTGCTCAGGCTGTGTTTCCAAATGCATGGGGGAGGGAAGCCGATCTGGGTTTGAATCCTGGCACGGTGGTTCACAAAGGGCCATCTTCCCTGTGACCTTGACCTCTAAAATTGGTGTTGCTCTGTAGTGTATCAAACCCACACGTTTTCTTGTAGCGAAGAAAAGTATGGCATAACTGTAGTTAGCCTTGCTCGTTTTGAGACGAGGTTCGAGAAAAGAGGGGGGGTGGACTCCGAAATGGGGAATTGAATGGGGTGGGGTAGCTATTGACCCATGTATATTTTCATTTGGGAGGGATTAACTTTATGTGTATCCATCCTTAGCCCAGTCGTAAAGGGGGAGAAAGTGAGGTATTTGGAGTGAAGGGTTATTGATAAGGGATGGCCCTTTGATATACCTAAGAGGCGGCTGGGAGATGGCAAGGATATTGGATCGTGGTATCTACAATGGAGGATTTTTGGAAAAGGCAAGCTGTGACTTGAATGGAAACAGGACACGGAGGTGTCTAGGCTTCTCCTGTGGTTTTATAAGGATGGCAGAGAGACAATTTAGAAGGATAACGAGTCTCTCGAGATGAGACGAACATCCTAGAGCCAGGGCAGTGGGTTTCTTCCTGCAAAGCGGAGGACAGATTCTTGTGAGGCCTCAGGTGGCACATAATCGCTTTCCATTGAAATAGTGTCTGTTCCATTGACTTTGTTGCACAGAGCCACGTGTTGAGGATGGTTTCCCAAGATGCATCGGACTGCTTACTATTGCGTCACCAGCATCTCTCACCTGTGGGATGAGTAACCTACAGATGAGGGTTGTCTTGTGGAGAAGTGGTATAGCCCCTTGGTATTGCAGATTGTCTCCAAATAATAGGAAGAAAGCACTCCTTGGTTTACCGGGGGTTGCTGTCTAAACCAGCCATGTTTTTTTTCATAATACCTTGTTACAAGAAGCATTTTCCCTATGGGAGGCATAACTGGAAAAGAAAACACCCACTTGCTTATTCTTGATGCTTCCCATCTCTCCGGGGTGGCCCAGCCTGGTGTGTTCACTAAGCTAACGAAAGTTGCAcagttcccccttccctccccccaagacGCAAAGAAAGCACTAGGGTATTCCCATGCTCTTATCAGTATTATCTCCTGGCATGGCATCGTACCTTAGCAGAGGGAATACAAAGTCCGTCGGCTCTTGGGATCCCGACTCGGTTGGGGAGGATTCTCTTTGACccgccttctttctctctttatccccacccccaacccttgcATGAACAAGCAGTATTACCAGCCCGCAGCTGTGAGAAGGCCTTTGATGCTGACCGTTACACAGCGGGGATACAGCTTCC
This region includes:
- the NOVA2 gene encoding RNA-binding protein Nova-2 isoform X1, which produces MMAGASVHQNGIFPSASQQQQQQPQPPGGPQPQSQQPPQTSPPPHMDSDPPDSRKRPLETPTEAISTKRSNTGEDGEYFLKVLIPSYAAGSIIGKGGQTIVQLQKETGATIKLSKSKDFYPGTTERVCLVQGTAEALNAVHNFIAEKVREIPQSVVKPESVNILQPQTTMNPDRAKQAKVIVPNSTAGLIIGKGGATVKAIMEQSGAWVQLSQKPEGINLQERVVTISGEPEQIHKAVDIIVQKIQEDPQSSSCLNISYANITGPVANSNPTGSPYANSTDVLPAAAAAATASGLLGHTSLAGVGAFPAALPGFSGSDLLAISTALNTLASYGYNTSSLGLGLNSAAASGVLAAVAAGANPAAAAAANLLASYANEASTSTSTPAGAVGAFTLGSLAAATGAANGYLGTASPLVASSFLATEKLVESAKDMVEIAVPENLVGAILGKGGKTLVEYQELTGARIQISKKGEFIPGTRNRKVTITGTPAATQAAQYLISQRVTYEQGVRATNPQKVG
- the NOVA2 gene encoding RNA-binding protein Nova-2 isoform X2, with the protein product MRKSESHAGLEAQLGEDGEYFLKVLIPSYAAGSIIGKGGQTIVQLQKETGATIKLSKSKDFYPGTTERVCLVQGTAEALNAVHNFIAEKVREIPQSVVKPESVNILQPQTTMNPDRAKQAKVIVPNSTAGLIIGKGGATVKAIMEQSGAWVQLSQKPEGINLQERVVTISGEPEQIHKAVDIIVQKIQEDPQSSSCLNISYANITGPVANSNPTGSPYANSTDVLPAAAAAATASGLLGHTSLAGVGAFPAALPGFSGSDLLAISTALNTLASYGYNTSSLGLGLNSAAASGVLAAVAAGANPAAAAAANLLASYANEASTSTSTPAGAVGAFTLGSLAAATGAANGYLGTASPLVASSFLATEKLVESAKDMVEIAVPENLVGAILGKGGKTLVEYQELTGARIQISKKGEFIPGTRNRKVTITGTPAATQAAQYLISQRVTYEQGVRATNPQKVG